The DNA segment CTTTATAATCATGCGGATATTGATAGCCTTTATTATAACCCATTTCTTTCATTAACTTTGTTGGCGCATTTCGTAAATACATAGGTACTAAAGGATTATGATGTTTTCTAGCCATTGCTTGTGCTTGTGAAAAAGCTTTATATACCGCATTACTTTTTGGTGCAACTGCCATGTAAATTATTGCTTGAGCTAATGTTAATTCTCCTTCTGGCGAACCCAAACGCTCAACAACTTGCCAAGCATCTAATGCAATCTGTAATGCTCTTGGATCAGCATTACCAATATCTTCTGATGCCATTCTAACTACTCGCCTTGCAATATATAAAGGATCAGCCCCACCTTCTAACATAGCTGAAAACCAAAAAAGCGCAGCATCTGGATCTGAACCTCGAACTGATTTATGCAAAGCAGAGATTAAATCATAAAAATACTCACCCCCTTTATCAAATGTCATGAGACTTTGACCTAAAACCATTTTAATTGACTCAAGATTAATTTTTTTTGTACCATCAACTTCAGGCGCCATCTCTAAAATTGATTCCAACCAATTTAATAATTTTCGTGCATCACCATTACAAGACTCAATTAATAATTTCTGATGTTCATCTGTAAATTCTACATGCTCATTTTTTATGACACCTTCTAAGATGTTTACCAAGTCATTTTCTTCTAATGCTTTTAAAACATGTACTCTAACACGAGATAATAATGCATTATTTAACTCAAAAGATGGATTTTCAGTTGTCGCACCTATAAAAATAAACGTCCCATTTTCTATATGTGGTAAAAAAGCATCTTGTTGTGATTTTGAAAAGCGATGCACTTCATCAACAAATAATACTGTATTTTCTCCAGTTAATTGCCTTGTTTTAGCTCGTTCAACTACTGCACGAATATCTTTTACACCCGATGTTACAGCAGATAATTCTTCAATTTTTGCATCAACTGATTGTGTTAAGATTCTTGCTAACGTTGTTTTACCAGTGCCAGGAGGCCCCCAAAAAATCATTGAATATAATTGAGCTAATTCTATACAGCGTCGTAATGCTTTGCCCTCACCAACTAAATGTGCTTGGCCATAAAAGCTTTCTAAAGAGTCAGGACGCATCCGTGCTGCTAACGGCTGATTCAGTTGATTAGTTTTTTCGCCTGTATCCGATATATTTTCAAACATTAAAACTCTCTAATTCGCTAAAACTATTCTTTTAAAAAACCTGTGCTAAATCTAAACACTCTTGATGCTCTATTAACTTTCTGCTTAAGTCACCCTGATTCGGATTAAAACATACTTCTGTAATTAAATTAACAATATGGTGTGCTAGTTTAGCTTTTGTTGTTGAATCAAATTTATAAACTTTACCGCTTGATGTAATCATACTAACTTGGTTGTATTCACTATGAAAAGGCTCACCTGTCGATTTTATTTCATTTGCTATGATCATATCTAAATTTTTATTGATTAATTTTTCTTTAGCATAAGTTAGAAGATTTTGTGTTTCTGCTGCAAAGCCAATAACTTTTGGTCTTAAATCTTTATCCAATTTACCAACTGAAGCTAGTATATCAACATTTTTAGTTAACTCTAATGCTAATAAATCTTGATCATTTTGTTTCTTGATTTTTTGTTGGCTTGGCTGAATTATTCGATAATCACTAACTGCCGCTGCTCCAATAAATACATCACACTGATTAATATGATCAAATACTGCATGATACATTTCTTCTGCTGTATTAACTTTGATTAAGCATTTAACTTTGGGTTTTGGAATCGATGTTGGTCCACTGATTAATATAACTTCTGCACCTGCTTGTGTTAATACTTCAGCAATTGCATAACCCATTTTTCCAGAACTATGATTACTAATATATCGAACTGGGTCAATTGCTTCTTGTGTTGGACCCGCTGTAATCACAAATTGTTTAGCAACTAACTCAGGGATAATCTGTGACGGCTTTTGACTATTATTCACTATTTCAAAAATTCTCTCAGGTTCAGCCATTCTACCCGTGCCTACATCACCACAAGCTTGTTCACCACTTTCAGGTTGAATAATTTCATAATCTAATGTAATAACCTTTTCTATATTTTCTTGGGTAATTGGTTTATGCCACATAATCTTATTCATTGATGGTGCAATAAACACTTTAGCTTCTGTTGCAAGTATAACTGTTGATAATAGATCATCACAAATGCCATGAGCTAATTTTGCAATACTATTTGCTGTTGCTGGCGCAATAATAATTAAGTTAGCCCACTTTGCTAATTCAATATGTGCCATTGGATTAAAGTCATTTTCATAACATTGATCATAAACTTTATGACCGGTAATGGCATGAAAGGTATTTGGGTGAATAAAGTTTTTTGCATGCTCAGTCATTACAACTTTCACATCATAGCCTGACTGGATAAATAATCTTGCAAGTATAACTGATTTATATGCAGCAATACCGCCTGTAATACCAAGTATAATATTCATTATCTTTTTAAATGTTTTAAATTTACTGATAAGTACTATTATATACTTGCAATTGACTAAGTTATAGATGATTTAGCTAAATACCTTAAGTCTATATAAGATTTACGGTAGTAATTAACCAACAAAAATGCAATACTATATAACCAGACATATATAAAATACAGGGGTTGATTAATGAAGCATCTTTCTAAAGTATTCTTTATATTATCTTTATTTGCATACAACTATAGTTTTGCTAATACAGATAGTGATACAACAAATTGGATGAACCAACTATCTGATAGTACTAAAATTAGTCAATTGGTAATACCTGGTAGTCATGATGCTGGGATGTATTTAACGAAACACTGCACGTTTTTTGTCGCACCTCAATGGACACAAGCTCAAGGTGCTAATATCTATGATCAATTATCTTATGGTTCACGATATTTTGATATCCGTGTTAGTGATGACTTTGATGATCACAGATTGACAACATACCATCGAACTGACGGCATTGGTTGTGATGGTGATTTTTTAGATAATATACTTGATCAAACCACAGAGTACTTACGTCAGCATCCAAGTGAATTTGTCATTTTAAAATTTTCACATACGCGCAGCGATGGAGATTATGATCCTAAAAAAGAAACCCAAGAAGTGATTAATTTATTAAAAGAGAAATACAAACAATATTTATATGTTACAGTTAATAAAGATGTAAATTTATCAAACTTACAACTTGGACAAGTCAGAGGAAAAATTATTGCAGTTTTTGATTCAGAATATAATCATGATAATTTAATTAATCCTAATGAAGGAACGTTTAGCTATAGCGATTATCATCCTGAAACTAAAACAATCAATTCTAATATTTCTGTATATGATGAGTATTCAGATAAATCAGATTATGATCAAATGAAAACAGATCAAACTAGTAAGTTAAAACAATATGGTGGGCTAAACCAAAACTATCTATTTTTACTATCATGGACTCTGACTGGTTCAATCACTCAATTAGATATTAAAAAATTAGCAGATACTGCAAATGGTCATCTAAAAACAGAATTAAATAATTTAATTATTGATCAACATTACCCAAAACCTAATATTGTTTATATTGATTTTATCAATCAAGATTTAGGTAAAACTATAATTCAATATAATGATATCTAACGTTATCCTATATCAAACTTTGTATTATATAAATCAACCATTGATTGATCATAAAAATTTGATTACTTTAGTTATCAACGTAAAAAAATTTAATAAAATATACTGGATGATTTATGCTTAAACGATGCAATTACTTTTTACTACTTCTTCTATTCGTTTTACCTTCATTTTTACTAGCTCAAAAATCTGATCAGATTAAAACATTACCCGGTATTGGTAAGCTTAATCAAATTCAATATGCTGGTTATGCTAAAAATATCTATTACTGGTATATTCAATCGAAAGAAAATAATGATAATACTCCCATTATTATTTGGACTTCTGGCGGACCAGGTACCAGCAGTTTATATGGATTATTTAAAGAAAATGGCCCATATAGCTGTCATTTAAATAAACAAAACCAACCTATTTTCCAAACAGCGACTGATCATGCTGACTGGTCAAAATTTTCTAACTATTTAGTTTTTGATCAACCACTTGGCATTGGCTTGTCATTTACAACAAAGAAAAATTTACCTACCTCACCTAAGTCTGGCAATTTACAATACTATAGTGCAGTTAAAGCTTTTTTTAATAAGCATCCTAATTTGAAAAGTCACGATATCTATCTTGCTGGCGAATCTTATGCTGGAACTTATATGGCTTTATTAGCTAATAGTATTTTAAATGACCCAGCCAATCAATTAAAACTCAAAGGCATTATTATTATCAGTGGTTGGGTTGCCCCTAAAACACAATATAAAAGTATGCCAATGTTTGCGTACAGCCATGGATTAATAGACTTTAAACAACTAAAGCAATCACAAGCTTTATACCAACAATGTGCCGTATGTAACAATCAATCAACTGATTGCAATCAAACTTGCTTAAAGCTTGATGATTATATTACTCAATCAAGTGGTTTAAATTCACATAATATAGCTGATACCAACCAAGACTCTAACTGGCAAAAAGGTGGTTGGGTTAATTGTTTAAACTCTCCAATAACCCGCCAAGCAATTCATGCAAAGCTAAAGCAAACCTATCAACCAATGACTAATATCTGGGATTTATATGGTAGATTACAACTTGACTCAGTCTTACCTATTTATCAAAAACTATTAAAAAATAAGATTAAATTACTTGTTATTTCAGGTTTGAATGATGGTTCTCCTAGTGGATATTGGGGAACCAGACTTTGGCTAACAAACTTAGGTTTGAATGATAAGCAGCTTAATCAAACTAAATGGTATCATAAGAATAAATTATTAGGTTATAAAGTACAATTATCACCAAAGCTATTATGGGTTAAAGTCTTAAATGCAGGACATACTGTGCCAACACAACAACCTTTAATTTCTGAGTTTGTTAGAGATTTTATCATTTAAATACTTAGGTTTTTTATACAACTCTGTATTTTTATCTTTAAAAAAAAGCTATACAGTAGCAGTAAGCTCACTTAGTGAAGTATTTTGCAACTCTTTTTTTAGAAATTTATAAGTGTCATACTTATGTGTATCTGTTACTGTTTTATCAAAAACAGTTTTCCATTGAACATCAGATATACCTAATAAACTTTTAGCACATTTAAAGTAGTCTTCAGCTGCTAGATAAGCATCAGGCATCTTATCAGTTTTTCTAGATCTATACCAACTAGCATGGTGAGACATGGCACGAGCGGCACTACAAAGTACTTTTGGAACATCACTACCATTACTTAATCGTTGCTTGAAATACTCTACCATCTTTAGCTTATGCTCATCTCCAGTTACCTCTTTTGCCTTTTCAAGACCTTTTAAGATAATATCTTTAGAAAGGTTCTGCCAATCTTCTTCTAAAACTCCTCCTCGCTTATCTAAATACTCGACCAGTAAATCTTGTAAAACCTCATGCTCTCTTATTAATCTCCAATCATTTCTAGTAAAATCACCTTTAAATGAAGTAGCAATAATTGCTTTTTGAAGTTTTGAATTATTTTTGATTTTATCCCAATCAGCTTCTGTTACACCACCCGTTTTTTGAACTTGAGATAAAGCTAATTGAAGATCAGCGTTACTACATATATCAGCTATGTTTTGACGAGATAAAGATCTTAAGTTAAACACACTTGACAGCGCAACTTGTAAAACCTTATTTTGAAGAAGCTGATTCCAACTATCGCTATCACAAACTCTAGCTTTAATTAATAATATAATCGCTTTTTGCAAAGTATCATTATTCTTTAATTGTTGCCAATCATCATAAGTTAT comes from the bacterium SCSIO 12844 genome and includes:
- a CDS encoding replication-associated recombination protein A, with the translated sequence MFENISDTGEKTNQLNQPLAARMRPDSLESFYGQAHLVGEGKALRRCIELAQLYSMIFWGPPGTGKTTLARILTQSVDAKIEELSAVTSGVKDIRAVVERAKTRQLTGENTVLFVDEVHRFSKSQQDAFLPHIENGTFIFIGATTENPSFELNNALLSRVRVHVLKALEENDLVNILEGVIKNEHVEFTDEHQKLLIESCNGDARKLLNWLESILEMAPEVDGTKKINLESIKMVLGQSLMTFDKGGEYFYDLISALHKSVRGSDPDAALFWFSAMLEGGADPLYIARRVVRMASEDIGNADPRALQIALDAWQVVERLGSPEGELTLAQAIIYMAVAPKSNAVYKAFSQAQAMARKHHNPLVPMYLRNAPTKLMKEMGYNKGYQYPHDYKDAFVEGVHYFPEAVKAEIFYHPVGRGLEASIKEKLLKLRQTKKD
- the coaBC gene encoding bifunctional phosphopantothenoylcysteine decarboxylase/phosphopantothenate--cysteine ligase CoaBC; the encoded protein is MNIILGITGGIAAYKSVILARLFIQSGYDVKVVMTEHAKNFIHPNTFHAITGHKVYDQCYENDFNPMAHIELAKWANLIIIAPATANSIAKLAHGICDDLLSTVILATEAKVFIAPSMNKIMWHKPITQENIEKVITLDYEIIQPESGEQACGDVGTGRMAEPERIFEIVNNSQKPSQIIPELVAKQFVITAGPTQEAIDPVRYISNHSSGKMGYAIAEVLTQAGAEVILISGPTSIPKPKVKCLIKVNTAEEMYHAVFDHINQCDVFIGAAAVSDYRIIQPSQQKIKKQNDQDLLALELTKNVDILASVGKLDKDLRPKVIGFAAETQNLLTYAKEKLINKNLDMIIANEIKSTGEPFHSEYNQVSMITSSGKVYKFDSTTKAKLAHHIVNLITEVCFNPNQGDLSRKLIEHQECLDLAQVF